Proteins from a single region of Verrucosispora sp. NA02020:
- a CDS encoding discoidin domain-containing protein has translation MADHTVSHHPHPPGHRLRTTLAALTGTALAAASISVVTLAGTATPARAAGLSPFDIVGRGATVAFVELEAEYAAHTGTRIGPDRRYGTLPSEASGREAVTLDAVGEYVEFTLTAPANAVTFRYSLPDNAAGTGRDATIDLRANGSLVKPVPVTSKYGWYYGGYPFNNNPGDVNPHHFYDEARTLFGTTYPTGTKIRLQVSSTAQSPTFTIDLADFELVAAPITKPANVLDVVTDFGADPTGATDSTARFQAAVDAGKAQGRTVWIPPGTFTLWDHVVVDGVTLRGAGPWHSVLGGRHPTDRKRAAGVYGKYVSGGGYRGEIRPHEAGGPSRNVELRDFAIIGDIRERVDDDQVNAIGGAMSDSVVDNLWLQHTKVGAWMDGPMDNFTLRNSRILDQTADGVNFHWGVTNSTVTNTFVRNTGDDALAMWADTVPNVGNSFTRNTIGVTVLANHLVTYGGRDIRITDNVTADSVTNGGGIHVANRYTGVQGATAVAGTITVARNTLIRNGNSDYNWRFGVGAIWFSALNEPLQGASIQVSDTDILDSSYAALHWIEGVSSGISFTNVRIDGTGTYALQVQAPSQVSFTNVRATGIAQPNPIHNCVGSGFQISQGAGNSGWYTANPYCGPWPEPQWGGGPTSPPPTTPPPTTPPPTTPPPTTPPPTTPPPGGNLAQGRPVVASSHNQTYQAGNAVDGNAGTYWESGGTAFPQTLTVDLGAARAVDRVVLRLPAGWERRTQALSVSGSIDGSSWTTLAASAGRVFDPATGNNVSIGLPSGDRRFVRLSITGNTGWPAAQIAEFEVYGGSTPPPTTPPPTTAPPTGNLAQGRPVVATSHVDVYAAGNAVDGNAGTYWESANNAFPQTLTVDLGTARPVGRVVLRLPPSPAWQTRTQTVSVLGSTDGTTWTTLAASAGRTFDPATGNSVSISLTTGDRRFVRLSVTGNTGWPAAQIAEFEVHAT, from the coding sequence ATGGCCGACCACACCGTCTCGCACCACCCCCATCCACCCGGCCACCGGCTCCGCACCACGCTGGCCGCCCTCACCGGCACCGCCCTCGCCGCCGCCTCGATCTCGGTCGTCACCCTCGCCGGGACCGCGACCCCGGCACGCGCCGCCGGGCTCAGCCCGTTCGACATCGTCGGTCGGGGCGCCACCGTCGCGTTCGTCGAGCTCGAGGCCGAGTACGCCGCGCACACCGGCACCCGGATCGGCCCGGACCGCCGTTACGGCACCTTGCCGTCGGAGGCCAGCGGCCGGGAGGCGGTCACCCTCGACGCGGTCGGGGAGTACGTCGAGTTCACTCTCACCGCACCCGCGAACGCGGTGACGTTCCGCTACAGCCTCCCCGACAACGCCGCCGGCACCGGCCGGGACGCCACGATCGACCTGCGGGCCAACGGCAGCCTGGTCAAACCGGTGCCGGTGACCTCGAAGTACGGCTGGTACTACGGCGGTTACCCGTTCAACAACAACCCCGGTGACGTCAACCCGCACCACTTCTACGACGAGGCGCGGACGCTCTTCGGCACCACCTACCCGACCGGTACGAAGATCAGGCTCCAGGTCTCGTCGACCGCGCAGTCCCCGACGTTCACCATCGACCTGGCCGACTTCGAGCTGGTCGCCGCGCCGATCACCAAGCCGGCGAACGTGCTCGACGTGGTCACCGACTTCGGTGCCGACCCGACCGGCGCGACCGACTCCACCGCCCGCTTCCAGGCCGCCGTCGACGCCGGGAAGGCCCAGGGGCGTACGGTCTGGATCCCGCCGGGCACCTTCACGCTCTGGGACCACGTGGTGGTCGACGGGGTGACCCTGCGCGGGGCGGGGCCGTGGCACTCGGTGCTCGGCGGCCGACACCCCACCGACCGGAAGCGGGCCGCCGGCGTCTACGGCAAGTACGTCTCCGGCGGCGGATACCGGGGCGAGATCCGGCCGCACGAGGCGGGCGGGCCCAGCCGCAACGTGGAGCTGCGCGACTTCGCCATCATCGGTGACATCCGGGAACGCGTCGACGACGACCAGGTCAACGCCATCGGTGGGGCGATGTCGGACTCGGTGGTGGACAACCTGTGGCTCCAGCACACCAAGGTCGGCGCGTGGATGGACGGGCCGATGGACAACTTCACCCTCCGCAACAGCCGGATCCTGGACCAGACCGCCGACGGGGTGAACTTCCACTGGGGAGTCACCAACTCGACGGTCACCAACACGTTCGTCCGCAACACCGGTGACGACGCGCTGGCGATGTGGGCGGACACCGTGCCGAACGTGGGCAACTCCTTCACCCGCAACACCATCGGCGTGACCGTTCTCGCCAACCACCTGGTCACGTACGGCGGTCGGGACATCCGCATAACCGACAACGTCACCGCCGACTCGGTCACCAACGGTGGTGGCATCCACGTGGCGAACCGGTACACCGGAGTGCAGGGTGCGACCGCGGTGGCCGGCACGATCACCGTGGCGCGCAACACGCTGATCCGGAACGGCAACTCCGACTACAACTGGCGGTTCGGGGTCGGCGCGATCTGGTTCTCCGCGTTGAACGAGCCGCTCCAGGGCGCGTCGATCCAGGTCAGCGACACCGACATCCTGGACAGCTCGTATGCGGCGCTGCACTGGATCGAGGGCGTCAGCAGCGGCATCAGCTTCACCAACGTCCGCATCGACGGCACCGGCACGTACGCGCTCCAGGTGCAGGCGCCCAGCCAGGTCTCCTTCACCAACGTACGGGCCACCGGCATCGCCCAGCCCAACCCGATCCACAACTGTGTGGGCAGCGGCTTCCAGATCAGCCAGGGTGCCGGCAACTCCGGCTGGTACACCGCCAACCCGTACTGCGGTCCGTGGCCGGAACCGCAGTGGGGCGGCGGCCCGACGAGCCCGCCACCGACCACCCCACCGCCGACCACCCCACCGCCGACCACCCCACCTCCCACCACGCCGCCCCCGACCACGCCGCCGCCGGGCGGGAACCTGGCCCAGGGACGGCCGGTCGTCGCGTCCAGCCACAATCAGACCTACCAGGCGGGCAACGCGGTCGACGGCAACGCGGGCACGTACTGGGAGAGCGGCGGCACCGCGTTCCCGCAGACGCTCACCGTCGATCTCGGCGCGGCCCGTGCCGTCGACCGGGTCGTGCTCAGGCTGCCGGCCGGCTGGGAGCGGCGGACGCAGGCGCTGTCGGTGTCGGGCTCGATCGACGGCAGCTCGTGGACCACGCTCGCCGCCTCGGCGGGACGGGTCTTCGACCCGGCCACCGGCAACAACGTGTCGATCGGTCTGCCTTCCGGTGACCGCCGGTTCGTCCGGCTGAGCATCACCGGCAACACCGGCTGGCCGGCGGCGCAGATCGCCGAGTTCGAGGTGTACGGCGGCAGCACCCCGCCGCCGACCACCCCACCGCCCACCACCGCGCCACCGACCGGCAACCTGGCCCAGGGACGGCCGGTAGTGGCGACCAGCCACGTCGACGTGTACGCGGCGGGTAACGCGGTCGACGGCAACGCGGGCACGTACTGGGAGAGCGCCAACAACGCGTTCCCGCAGACGCTCACCGTCGACCTCGGCACCGCCCGTCCGGTGGGTCGGGTGGTGCTCAGGCTGCCACCGTCACCGGCCTGGCAGACGCGTACCCAGACGGTGTCGGTGCTCGGTTCCACCGACGGCACCACCTGGACCACGCTCGCCGCCTCGGCGGGCCGCACCTTCGACCCGGCCACCGGCAACAGCGTGTCGATCAGCCTCACCACCGGTGACCGCCGGTTCGTCCGGCTCAGCGTCACCGGCAACACCGGCTGGCCGGCGGCGCAGATCGCCGAGTTCGAGGTCCACGCCACCTGA